The sequence GCCTAAAACAAAAATAAGGTGTAGAGTTATAGAGATAAGTCGTAGAGTCTTTTCTTAAGTAAAAAAATAAAAAAAAGCTTGACACTTTACATAACAGACACAGAGACGCAGAGAAAAAAATTAAAATTTATGGACGATACGCTTAACATCCCTGATTTTCATCAGTGCAAGCTCTTGAGTACAACGACATTAAACTTGCCCTGATGAAAATCAGGGATGGATTAACAAATCTGGCTTGCCGGCTGAACATTCGGCAAGCAGATCCTATGTATTTCAATGGCTGCACCAATAATCTTTTCTGTTATCTGATTTATTTCCATATCTTCTCTGTTCCTCTGCGTCTCTGCGGTAAATTACCACCTGAACGGTTACAATTTTAGGTTCAAAGCAAGATAACCTTTCTTCTCTCTATATTATTTGCTGTATGATAACTTTTCTACTTGCTTATAGTCAGACGGGTTCTATCTCCGTCAGCCACAATTAGCCTACCTAAATATTCAGTAGTTTCTTTACTCAACCTGCTTAAATATTCAGTAGTTTCTTTACTCAACCTGCTTAAATATTCAGTAGTTTCTTTAATCATTTCTCGTGTCAACTTACCCTCTTCTTCTATTGTTTCTCGTGTTAATTTGGTTTCATGCTTTAGTGTTTTATTATTCACTACCCCATAGACAGTCAAAAATATCCCTAATATTGTTGCCGCTGTGCCTACGAGGGCTAATGATTCCCATAAGTTCATTTCCCTCTGTCCTCCTTTTAACTTCGTAACTATTTACCCAAATGAAGTGCAAGGTAATCGGTAATCAGGTAATCGGTAACAACCAATTGATCTTTTCCCTTTACCGATACCCTGACTACCGATAACTGATTACCTGAATTTCACTTCAGATGGCTAAAATGTTACTTAACTTCTCTCTCCTATAATCTCTTTTACGATTTGAAGTAATCCTTTCTCACGAATTACATAGCAAGTTTTACAACCTGCCATTTTGCCTGCTTCTATATCTTTATCTTCATCCCCAATCAACCATGAGTTTTTAAAATCTATCTGAAAGTCTCTATCTGCCAACTCTAACATTCCATGTTTGGGTTTTCTACAATTACAATTATCCTCACTAAGATGTGGGCAGTAATAAATTGCGTCTATAGAAGAGCCATAATCTTTTAGTTCATTGAGCATCTGGTGGTGAATTTGATGGAGTTGTTCTTCTGTAATTATTCCTTTACCAATACACGCCTGGTTGGTCACAACAATTACTTTAAATTGGGCTTGATTGAGCAATTTTATGGCTTCTTTAACACCGGGCAGAAATTCAAATTCCTTCCAGCATTTTACATAATCGCCAATTATCTTTTTATTTATCACCCCATCGCGGTCTAAAAAAACCACTTTATTACCTATGTATTTTTCGATAAAATAGTTAAATGACTTATTCTTTTTTCTGGCTATGTTTATGGAAAATCTCTTCAAAATTTCCAACATAAAATCTATTCGAGAATCAAACTTTTTAGGGATTAAGTTATTAAATTGTTCTTTAGTAATGTTATCAGTAGTTTTTTCAAGATGAATTTTTAAGTTTTTAGCGGTAGCATCATTCAATCCAGCCAGATACCAACTCTCTATTTCCTTTATAACCACTATTATTCTTTCTTGATTGATTTCTTTTTTTATCTTTTGTTTTTTATCTGTTGCACAAGGTGCGTTGTTAATATCGGCTACATAAATATAATCAGCATTTTTCCCTTTGATACTTTTGAGGTATCCTTTTTTCTCTTCATCTTTCATCTGTGCATATGGTATTAATTCTACATAGTCATACTTTTCCTCAAATCTTGGCTTTATTATTCTATTAAAGAATATTACCTCATCATCGCCTTCAACCCAGATGTATAGCATTTTATACGCCATATTTATACTCCCAGTAAATTTTGAACATAGAGGTCTTCAATTCCTATTTCATTTTGTAGAAATGAGTTTACCATTTCTTTATCACGGGGTCTTGAGATAGTAGAAAAACCATCTTTATCCCGTGAAACAAGTAAGATATTATCCAAACCCGCATATTTTACTATTTCAGGGTTATGAGTGGTAACGATAATTTGTTTATTTTGTGAAGCCTCCTTCATCATCTCCACTACTCTGGAGATGAGATAAGGATGTATATTCCGCTCAGGTTCCTCAATAATAATTATCGGTTTCTGCTCAAAATATAAAGCAATAATTAGAGCAATTATATTTATTGTCCCATCAGAAATCAAAAATGCTGGCAAGGGTTGGTCTTCTTTAAAATATATTTCTTGTATAAAAAGCAAAAATTTATCCACAACTTCTTCAACATCAAGGTTATTTACAAATGGTAAAAGATATTTCACCAGATTAAAAAGTTTTCTTTTTTTATCCTTATTTTCGGTGATATTTTTAACAATAATAG is a genomic window of bacterium containing:
- a CDS encoding HAD family hydrolase, whose amino-acid sequence is MAYKMLYIWVEGDDEVIFFNRIIKPRFEEKYDYVELIPYAQMKDEEKKGYLKSIKGKNADYIYVADINNAPCATDKKQKIKKEINQERIIVVIKEIESWYLAGLNDATAKNLKIHLEKTTDNITKEQFNNLIPKKFDSRIDFMLEILKRFSINIARKKNKSFNYFIEKYIGNKVVFLDRDGVINKKIIGDYVKCWKEFEFLPGVKEAIKLLNQAQFKVIVVTNQACIGKGIITEEQLHQIHHQMLNELKDYGSSIDAIYYCPHLSEDNCNCRKPKHGMLELADRDFQIDFKNSWLIGDEDKDIEAGKMAGCKTCYVIREKGLLQIVKEIIGERS